The following DNA comes from Desulfobacterales bacterium.
TTTTTCATTTTACCGGCGAAGGCATTCCTTCCCTTAGAAATGAAAAATGTGGCGATCAGATTATTCAGATCATGATTAAAACGCCGACCAACCTGAATAAAAAGCAGGAAGCTCTGCTGAAAGAATTTGCGAAGCTTGAATCGAAAAAACTGTCCACCAAGTTAAAAAATATTCTCCACACCCAGCCGGCAAAAGCGGCCAAATAGCGACTGATCGCTTTGACTACGAAAGGAAAAACCGCTTTACATGTTTGAATTAAAAGTCGTTACCCATTTTGCCGCGGCCCATCAGCTGAAAATGGTATCAAAAAAATGCGAAAATCTTCATGGGCATAACTGGAAAGTCGAGGTATATATAACCGGTAAAACGCTGAATTCGGCCGGTGTACTGATCGATTTTGGACAACTCAAAAAGCATGTCTCATCGATCATGGAACAGCTCGATCATAAATTTCTCAATGAGCTGAATTACTTTCAGGAAAAAAATCCGTCTTCGGAAATCATCTCGCAATATATCGCCCAAACGCTTCAGAAGGCCATCGATGATCCATCCATTCGTGTCAGCCGTGTAGCCACCTGGGAATCCGAGGATGCCTGTGCCACATATATCGTTGACTGATAAACCGGTTAAGTTATAATTTCGACACGGTAGCTTAACCGGTTTGCTTCTATTTGCAGTGCCGGATCAAATCATCTTTAGTGATTATCGCAGTGACATCATCCACATGGTGACGGATATTTTCGATGCCACCTTCCTGACGGTCCACCAGTATCACCGCCTTGACAACGTCTATGCCTTCTGATCGTGCCCGCTCGATCGCCTTGATGGTGGATCCCCCGGTCGTTGCAACATCGTCGATAATAACCGCCCGCTGGCCCGGCAGCATGTCGCCTTCAATCCATTTGGAAATTCCGTGATCCTTCCGATCTTTTCGTATGGAAAACGCGTTGACCGGCTTGCCGTTCAACTCCGATGCAAAGGCCGTCGCAATGGCAATCGGATCGGCACCAAACGTAAGGCCGCCCACACCGTCAACGTGCAAATGTGCAATGGAATCAAAGACCAGATGCCCCACCAGATACATTCCTCTTGGACTTAATGTGGTCGGTTTACAGTTTACGTAAAAACAACTCGTCTTCCCGGAAACCAGTTTAAATATGGAATCCGGGCTGTATTTAAACGATTTTTTGCAGAGGATACTAATCAATTCTTCTTTCATGCGCTGTTTCATATTACCTTCTGTTGTCATTTCCATCACCAGAATCTGCCATACGGCTGGCTTCAAAGGTTAACACATCAAACACAAGGAGGAGATGACGGTGTACCCGGAACGAAAGGCAGTTGATAACCAGTGAACATGCATCTTCCCCGAACCGGAGTTAACAATCTGTTGATTTTAGCCGTCTAATCATATAAAAAAGCCTCCACATGGATGGAAGAAGCATTTTGGGAACCCGTGGAGGCTTAAGCAGGAAAAACTGTTGCCAGCCCTCCCTGAACTCAACCGATGTATAACAGCTATACGTAACAGGGTCAAACCAAAATAAACCCCGTCGTTGCATAAACAAAATGGTGAAAAATAAATCGCCAACACGGTAAACGACTTGCGGCCAATCGCTGAAACATTGCCCATAATGCCATGAATTTTCAGCTTCCTTGACTTTTGCACCCTATCGGGATAAGTTTTTATTACTTGGGGCACAAACAGCTTATGCCCGCCAGTAAATTCGCCAGGCACCCGGAGCGACGCCAAATTCTGCATCATCAGACAATGGAAACTATGACCATGACAACCGGCAGCGACCTCAGTTCCATTATCCGTATGTTTCATGTCCACAAACGGTATGGATCAAAACACGTCTTGATGGATATCTCCCTGGACATAGCGAAAAATGAACTTTTTTTTATCAGCGGCCCCAGTGGCGCCGGAAAATCCACCCTTCTAAAACTGCTCTATCTCGGGGAGCCGACCTCCGAAGGCCAGATTTTGGTTGACGGAATAAACCTGTCCAGAATTTCCCGGAAACGGATCCCCTTTCTCAGACGCAAATTCGGAATTATTTTTCAAAATTATCAGCTGATACCGACGAAAACCGTATTTGAAAACATCGCATTGGTTCTTGAAGCCTCCGGCGAGACCAACAACCGTTTAATACGTAAAAAAGTAACCACTCTCCTGAGGATTATCGGCATGGAAGACAGGCATTATGCCTACCCCCCATACCTCTCGGGCGGAGAGCAGCAAAAAGTAGCCGTTGCCAGAGCCGTTGCCGGAAATCCCCAGATCATCCTTGCCGATGAGCCTACCGGGAGTCTGGATTGTGAATCAGCCGATATGATAATGGATCTGTTACACCGGTTTCATATGCGCGGGGCCACTGTAATTATTTCAACTCACGACAAGGGGCTGATCCGTAAAACCGGCGGGCGGGAAATTCAACTCAACAACGGATGTATTCAGCACATGAATTTCTGAAAGCGGCACATGATGATTCTGTTTATAAAACGGGCCTTCCGTGACATGATTCAAAATCCCTTTCTTAACGCCATCACCGTTACCACGATTGCATTTTCCATTCTGATCATCAGCGCGTTCACCCTGTTTTCCGTCAATGCACAGGGGTTCATGAATTCATGGAAACAGGGATTTCACATGATGGTTTATTTAAAACCGGCCGTAACCGAGGCGAATATCAGCGCTGCGCAGAGTTCAATTGAAGCCATTGGAGGGGTGAATTCCGTGCGGTTCATATCTAAAGAAGCAGCGCTTGTACAGATGAAAGAGCAGATGATTCATCAGGCGTCTTTTTTTGACGGTTTAACTGAAAACCCTTTGCCCGATGCTTTCGAAATTCACATCAGCGACGCATTACAATCGGATCATCCGGTGGAAACCATCGCAACATTAATCGAATCCTTTGATCCGGTGGAAAAAGTTGAATACGGGAGGGAGTGGATCGAACGAGTATTTCATGTATTTCATCTGGTGCGTCTGGCCGGTTATGCCATGGGGGGTCTTTTTTTTATGGCCGCCGCATTTATCGTAGCCAACACCATGCGCCTGGGGCTTTATTCCAAAGCCGGGGAAATAGAAATCATGCGATTGGTCGGGGCCACAGACCGGTTCATCAAAACCCCTTTTTATATTCAGGCCGTTATCCATGGCGCGGGGGGAGCCGTTTTAGGGGTTTGCGCCTTGTACGCCGTATATGGATACTTGACGGGCCAGATCGACAGCAACTTGTCCGCAGGTCTTTTCCATATCCGCTTTCTACCATTGAACCATATCATTGCCATATTTACGGGCAGCATGGGTGCAGGATGGCTGGGGTGTTATTTTTCACTGAAACAGTTTTTAAACGCATAGTCTTCATCGCAACGGTCATGGCACTGAGCCTGATGCCCATGCGCACCTTCGGGGAAGAGAAAAAATTGACGGCCGTTATTTCAGCAGACCGACTGACGCTTCGGACAGGGCCCGGAACCACAGCAACACCTCTCAGTGTCCTGGAAAAAGGCACCTCCCTGACGGTCCTGTCTTCACCCGACGATGAATGGATCAAAGTCACCGATGGAGATACGATTGGCTATATCATTAACCGGAAACGGTATGTAAATATTTCAGAGGTGGAAAAATTCCCCCGGGATCCTGCCGCGCTCAGGCAGAAGGCTGACAGTCTCCATCAGCAGATCAGCGCCTCAAAAGAAAAAATTCGTTCGTATACCCAAACGGAATCCGATATGATTCAAAATCTGAACAAAATTGAGCTTACGCTTGCTGATACCCGAAATCAGCTCCGAGACATCGACAAAAAAATCCAAAACATCGGACAACGGATCAACGAAACCGAAACCATCTGCCAGGCACTGAAACAGCAAATCACGGACAACGAGCGCTATGCATCCAACCGATTGAAAGCCCTGTACGCCATCACCCGCCTGGGCAGCATGAATGCACTGGCTGCGACCGGCAACCTTACGACGCTTTTTCAGCAGAAAACATACATGAAACGTATTCTCACCCATGACGACCGGATCAGGACCAAACTGATTGCTGATAAGAAAAATTTTGCAAATTTTTTACTTGAACTTGAATCAGGAAAAAAAAACGAGCTGATAATGCAGAAAGAATATAACTGCCGGCTGGAGACACTGAGCCGGGAAAAAGCTCGGCGGGAAGATATTTTATCTGAAATCAAAACCCGGAGGTCTCTGGAACTGGCGGCGGTCGAATCGCGAAAGCAGGCAGCATTGAAACTTGAGCAGATAATTGAGTCCTTCAACACGTCGGTTCAACAGAACACCCCTTCAATTGATCGGTTTTCCTCTTTTAGGGGGTTGCTTAAAACACCCGTAAGGGGTAAAAACAAAAATTTGTTCGGACCGTATAAACATTCGTCATTAAACAGCAACCTTTTCCGATCCGGAATTGATATACAGGCTGAAAGAGGCGAACCGGTTACCGCTGTAAGCGCCGGTCGAATTATTTATTCCAGCTGGCTTAAAAATTATGGTAATATGATCGTAATTGATCATGGGGATCATTATTATACCGTTTATGCGCATACTGAAGAAATGTTTAAAGCCACTGGCGACCGGGTGGACGCCGGGGAAGTGATCGCAACAGTTGGTGATTCCGGTTCTATCGACGGAGCGAAGTTATATTTTGAAATTCGCCATCACGGGAAAGCCTTGGATCCTCTGAAATGGATCCGCCATGAAGATTTTCCGGAGATAACCAGCGCCCATCATTGATCAGGGCCATGAAAAAGCATTGAACATCCTGTTCACAATTTTAAGTTGTGAAACGGCCGGCCGGCAGGACACGAAACCTCACAATCCGGCATATTCCGAGCTTTTTCAACTCAGCGCCGCAGGATGCACCGGCGCTTATAATGTGAAATTATTTTTGCAAACGCCCTTAACCATCAATGACAATCGGAGCAATCCGGAAACGACTCTGCACCTCACCGCCATAAGGTTTATTCATATCCGGACAAACCGCAAAATAAACAAAGGACCATATCCGCCATTTTTTTCAACACATAGGGGGGGCTAACCGACAATGACATATAAAAAACAGCGCCATACCAGGCTGTGGCTGGTCATGACCATCGCCGTTATTTTCTGGACGGTGGGAACCGGTTTTTTTCATGATTCGTCCGCAAATAATGAAGAAACGTATAAAGGATTAAAACTGTTTTCGGATGTCATCGACATCATCGAAAAAAACTACGTCGATGATGTGGAAAGCAGGGACCTGATTCAAAAAGCGATTCAGGGCATGGTAACCAGCCTGGATCCGCATTCATCATTTCTGCCGCCAGAAGCGTTCGATGAACTCCGGTTTGATACTCACGGCGAGTTCGGCGGGATTGGGATTGTCATCACCCTGCAAAAAGGAGTGCTGACGGTTATTTCACCCATTGAAGGCACACCGGCATACCGTGAGGGAATAAAAGCCGGCGACATTATCATAAAGGTAGACGATACCCCCACCAAGGACATGATGCTGTGGGAAGCCGTGAAGAAAATGCGAGGGCCGAAAGGCACAAGTGTCGTAATTACCATTGTCCGAGAAGGCGAGCAGAAGCCCTTGGAATTTAAGCTCGTTCGTGATCTGATACCCATCGAGAGCGTCAGAGCCAAAATGATAGAGCCCGGATACGGATACATCTGGATTACTAATTTCAGGGACAACACCACTGAGGATCTTGAAAACGCCCTCATGCAGATGGAATCCGAAGCGCCCCCCTTAAAAGGTCTTATTCTGGATCTTCGCGACAATCCGGGCGGACTGCTGGATCAATCCATCAAGGTGTCGGATTTATTCCTTGAAGATGGCATTGTGGTCTCCATCAAAGGCCGGGATAATCGTAATACAAAAATTTTCAGGGCCCATCCGGACACCGACAGAAGAACCTATCCGATTGTCATACTGATTAACGGCGGCAGTGCCAGCGCATCCGAAATCGTTGCCGGCGCGCTGCAGGACAATCACCGTGCCCTGATTCTGGGAACCACCTCATTTGGTAAAGGATCGGTACAAACCGTTGAAACCCTTCGGGACGGCTACGGGCTGAAATTAACCGTTGCCAGATACTATACCCCCAGCGGGCGGTCCATCCAGGCACAGGGAATCACGCCGGACATTACAGTAAAAAATCGCGTCCTGGACAAAGACGAGGCTGATTCATCAGACACCGAAGCACACATGCTGAAGGAAAAGGATTTAAAAAATCATCTTGAAGTCATCAAGCCCGAAAAAAAGAGCGAAAAGCCCCCGGAAACCACTCCGGAAGACGACGCAGACCCAAAAACGCCCGGCCCCGGACATCAATTCCGAAACGGACCGATCGATGTTGAGAACCTTCAGACGGACAATCAGGTCATAAGAGCGCTTGAAATATTGAAAAGTTATGACATATTGAAACATATGAACAACTGATTCATCATACGCTTCAATCCCGGTTGCCTGCCGGAAGTGATCCGGCAATTTTTCCGGCGGGCAACCGAATCAGTCACGTGTTGCATGGATTACCCATGGCAAAAAAAATCCAAAAGAAAAAATCCAAAAAACGCGATTCCCCGTCAGTCTCGAGATCATTCACCGATCAGATAAAACAGATTATGATGGCGATAGGGATTCTAATCCTTGTTGTGGCTGTATCTGCCATCGCGATCCGTCATTTTATCCGGCAGGCGCCCTCTCCCAAGCGCCCTGCACCGCAGACTTCTCCGGCTGCACCGATCCATCAGGCGCATAAAACGCCCCAGCCTCCGGCATATAAAATCTATCCACAGGATAACGCACGTCCGAATAATCTCATACCCGAATCCAAGCCGTCACGCGTTTCAATGAAACCTCAAGTTGCCATTATTATAGACGATATCGGTTATGACAAAGCCATCGCGGAAAAGTTTCTAAAACTTGATATCCCGTTAACGATCTCCATATTGCCATTCAGCCCGTTTCAAAAGGGTATTGTTCGTTCCGCCCATGCGAAAGGCACGGAAATAATGCTTCACCTGCCCATGGAACCGACCGAATATCCGCGGATTGATCCGGGCCCGGGAGCACTTCTGACTTCTATGAATCCGGATGAACTCATCGACCAGCTCCTCAAGGATATTCATGCCGTAAACGGAATCAAAGGTGTTAATAATCATATGGGATCTAAAATGACTTCTGTATCGACTCAAATGTACCAGATTTTTACGATACTGAAAAAGCAGAACCTGTATTTTATTGACAGCCGTACCACGTCGCTTTCACTTTGCAATCCATCGGCACGACTGCTCCAGATTCCGTTTGCCCAGAGAGACGTATTTCTGGATCACAAACAGGATGCGACTTTCATCCGCAATCAAATCAATCAACTGATTCATATCGCGCAGAAAAACGGTACGGCCGTCGCTATTGCTCATCCCCATTCCATAACCTACACCGTTCTCCGGGAAAGTCTGCCTGAACTGAAAAAGCATCTTACGATCGTTTCGGCATCAACGCTCACTCGTATTATCGAATAGACGGGCAATCATTTCATCCGGAACAGGAACCGCCTTCAAGTCTTTAATTTCGTCAACCCAAACGCCTGCGCTTGACATACGACCTGAGCTTTATCATCTTCACCTCCCGGAGAGATCAACCCCCGTTGCCCTGTATATTAAATCATGAGCGCCTTTTTTTACAATCGCAGGGGTAGTCCTGTTTTTGCAATTGGTGTCTTATCCCTCAAACGCTGTCAAAAAAAACAAAATTTTTCCCGTTATAGTTACCGCCCGCTTCGCTCGAGACGCGAAGAACGCAGAGCCTCGAAACAGCGGTTTTGGTCTCTGCGAGCTCTGTGCCTCAAGAAAGCGAAGCGAACGGACGGTAGAAAATTAAAGCGTTTTTTGTAACGGCAATTCCATGGAAATCGGGTTGCGGGCACGGACCGCATTAGTTTAACGACTTGAACTCCTAACCGGGTCTGGTTTTGATTACTTCATGAAATGGCCATGAATATGCGTCTGCTGGTTATCCGGGACGACAGGCGGCGGCTATAGCCCGTACCCCCTTTGAGAAAGATTGTCATTCCAACGCCACCACCCGTACGAGCAGCTGTCTGGGACCATGAACGCCAAAGGCAAGCGTCAGTTCAATCCCGCCCGGTCCAGGGGGCATACAGGAGGCTCTTTACCCCCTTTTTAACCAGAATCTGTTTGAACTGATCCATCCAGGTATCGGCCCGCACCCAATACACTTCCGAACGAACCGCCTCCAGCAGGTGCGTAAGCTGTTTGATCTTTTCGTCCTGTCCCAGGACTTTCACCGGAACAGGGGCCGCTTCGGAAATCTCACTGGCGCCGTCTCCGAGCGCTGAAACCAGATTTGAGAAAATTCGATCCCGGTCTGTCTTATTCATCTGCTATTCCTTCCTTTTGAGCCAGTTCATGCCGGCTCTTTTTTGCAAACCGCGGGACCGGCCTTTTCCCCGTTTTTCCGGGGAGAGGTAACCATGTTCACATAGGTGGTGATCAGCTGGCCGGTAGCCGATCCGGTCAGAAGCCGGAGCAGGGGAGGCACGTCCGATCAGATCATGAACAACGTACTGATCAAAGAATTTTCACCCCTCGCCGGTTCAGAAAATATCCTTCTTGAATATACCGACAGAGTGACTTACTCTTACGATGCTGCCGTACTGGAATCCGTTGTACCCTCTCTGGAGGTACGACCCGTCACCTGCGGGACGCTGGGAAACGTCATCCGGCTGTGCAATGAGAACCGGCTGCCCGTTACGATCCGCGGGGCCGGCACGAACCTGAGCGGCGGCACCATTCCGGCACAAAACGCTGTGGTGGTACTGACCCATGCGCTCAATCGAATCCTTGATATCAATGCCGATGACATGTATGCCGTAGTCGAACCCGGGGTGATCACGGCAAAACTGGCTGCAGCCGCCGAAAAAAAAGGGCTCTTTTATCCCCCCGGACCCCGGCAGTCAGGCCGTATCAACTATCGGGGGCAATGTAGCGGAAAACGCGGGCGGACTCAGGGGGCTCAAATACGGAGTGACCCGGGATTGTGCGATGCGACTTGAATTTTTCGACACAGGCGGAGAGATCGTAAAAACCGGTTCCAGAACCGTAAAGTGTGCAACCGGATACAATCTGGCCGGACTGGTGACAGGCTCTGAAGGCACATCGGGCGTGTTCAGCGGCATCATTCTCAAGCTTATCCCGCCGCCGCAGAGCAGAAAGTCCATGGTCGCCATCTCTGACAGCATGGCGGATGCATCGGAAACCGTTGCCGGTATTGTCGCCATCCGTATCATTCCGGCAACCCTCGAATTCATGGGCAATTTCACCATCCGGGCCGTCGAGGATTACACCCATGCGGGAGACGGGAACCTTCACCCCACCATACTGACCGATCGCCGGGACAGAACCGAATGGAAACGGGTGAAAGCCGCTATTGAGGATATTTTTCACAACGCCCTGAAGCTGGGCGGCCCCTTATCGGGTGAACACGGCATCGGAATTGCCAAATCCGGATTTATGGAAAAAGAAACCACGGCCGCCACGATAACCTGTTCACGAAAAATCCGAAAGGCACTGGATCCTGAAGGCATTCTCAATCCCGGAAAAATTATTGGATAACCATTGGAAGGATAACCCATATGAATCGTATGATAGAGCTCACCAGACTGATGAAAGAACTGGAAGACAGCCTTTCCGTGTGCATGCGCTGCGGGATGTGCCAGGGCGTCTGCCCCCTGTTTGCGGAAACCGGCCTTGAATCGGATGTGGCCCGCGGAAAGCTCGCGCTGCTGGACGGACTGATGAAAAAAATGTTCGAGAACCCCAAGGGCGTGAACGACCGCCTGAACAAATGTCTGCTTTGCGGAAGCTGTAGCGCCAACTGTCCCAGCGGTGTCAACGTGATAGAGATTTTTCTGAAGGCCCGCGCCATTCTGACCGGCTTCATGGGACTTTCCGCTGCCAAGAAAATGATCCTGAGAGGCATGCTGGCCCACCCCGAACGGTTTGATCACCTGATGGAATGGGGCGCAAAATTTCAACACATATTTACCAGACCGGTCGATGATCTGACAGGGACATCGTGCAGCCGGTTTGTATCGCCGTTGGGAGACCGGCACTTCAAAGCACTTTCAGATACCCCGTTTCACCGGAGCATACCGGCGCTGGATACGGCCCCCGGTTCATCGGGTATTAAAATCGCCTTTTTTGTCGGCTGTCTGATTGACAAGATTTTTCCCCATATCGGCCAAGCCGCCCTGGAAGTATTCAACCATCACGGGGTCGGGGTCTATATCGCCAGAGACGAGGGATGCTGCGGGATTCCCGCCCTGTCTTCCGGAGATACCGCCACGTTCAACAAACTGGTGCGTCACAATCTTGAGCGGTTCGACCCCGAGAAATTCGATTATCTGGTTACCGCATGCGCCACCTGCACATCGACGATCAAAAACCTGTGGCCCAAAATGGCGAATCAGGACAGTGACGATATTCGTAAAAAAATTGCGCTGATTGCAGAAAAAACTTTGGATATCAACCAGTTTATGGTAACCCAGTTAAAACTTGAGCGTGCTGCCGATGATTCATCCCGGAATCCTCAGATCCTCACGTACCACGATCCGTGTCATTTAAAAAAATCTCTGGGGGTATCGTCCGAGCCCAGGCAGCTGATTCAGGCCAATCCCGATTACTGTCTGAAAGAGATGTCCGAATCGGACCGTTGCTGCGGCATGGGAGGAAGCTTTAACCTGCTCTATTACGGCCTGTCATCATCGATCGGAAAACGAAAACGGGATAGCATCTCGGCAACCGGTGCGTCGGTTGTGGCAACCGGATGCCCGGCCTGCATGCTCCAGATCTCAGATATGCTGTCTCAGGCAGGGGACCGGATCGCCGTCAAGCACCCCATAGAAATCTATGCGGAGATGTTGAAACATCATGACACTGTCTCTGAATCCAATTAAACCCAAACTGGTTGCCGACCAGGTATTTGATCAGCTCCGGGAGCTGATTTTCCGCGGTCAGCTCAAGGCCGGGGAAAAACTCATGCCCGGCGATGTCAGCCTCAAAGATCTGCTTGAGGTTCGTCTGGGGCTTGAATGCAATGCCGCTGCCTGGGCGGCACGCAGAGCCGTGGACACGGATCTGGAATGTCTTGAAAAAAGCCTGGCTCATCACATCGACATTTTCAACGCCATCAAACGGCATGACCCCCGGGGGCCCTTGACGCCATGACGACGCACATCCAATGTGTCATGGCTTTTTTCAACGAACGGACATAATTTTTCAAAAATCCATGTTTAACCCTGATCTTGAATAAACAATAGTATGAAACCTGTTATAACGCCTCTTTATGCCGGGCAGCATCTCAGATTTGATCTAATGACTGAGGAAAATGAGAACTACTATGAGAATGCTGGCGGATTTTTCCCCCGAATTTACCGAACTGCTGGACAAAATGGACGACTTGTATGCGGAAAAACGCACCATCGATGAAAAAACTTATCCGTTCATCTGGTTTGCGCGACAGCTGACCGGATTCAGAGACAGCGTATTGCGCCAACGATTGGGCCATGCCTTCTCTAAAGAACTTTCACGGATATACGATATGCTCAATGAAGTGGAAAACATTCTCGAATCAAAAAAATAACATCCGGCCATCAGGCCTCATTTCAGCGCCTTGATACAATCTACCAGCTCCTTTGCATTAAAAGGCTTCCGAATCATTTTATCGATCCCCGCTTCGTCGGAGTCATACCCCAGCTCGGCTTCTGAATATCCCGAAATGAGGATTTTAACACTCCCGGGTTGTGTCCGGCTGACTTTCCTTAAAAAATCAATCCCATTCATTCGCGGAAGGTCATAATCGCAAATCACGACATCCCAGATCTCCCTGCACACAAAGCCCAAAGCGCTTTCCGCATCGTTTACGGCAACGATGGACTGGCCTTTTTTCCTGAAGTAGTAAGAAATAAAAAACCGTATACTTTCTTCATCTTCAACCAGGAGTATTTTCATTACACCCTCTGCAAGCCGTTCATATCATGCCGGAAAATTCACCCGTTCAAAGCGTTATCGATATCAGGTCGAAATATCAGTTTTTATTGAAAAAATCAAAAGAAAAACCATCTGACGACAGCCATCTGTTTCAAGCCATTATAAGCATACCATAAAGTAATTGAAAAAACAGGCGTACACCCGATTTGAACTTCTCACACACCGTTCATGCCACACGTGCATCTTAATTCTTGCGAACAACCCTGCCGACTGTTATGGTAGCGTCCGGTGGCACTGCTTTCCACATTTTCTGCGCCAGACGCAACAACATTTACCGCACGCCAGTGCGCTTGCGTTTTTCACTCATCCAAAACAATAAAAATACCGGGTTAAACACGATGTGTCTCAACGAACTGAACACCATCACCGATGATTTGATTGCCGAACTCAACACCCTGGCGTTTACCCCTCCGGTCTCACATGTGTACAACCCGCTTGAATATGCCAGAGAGCCCTATCGCCTCTATCTGAAACGCTTTGCAACGCCTCCAAAGGAAGCTGTTTTCATCGGAATGAATCCGGGCCCCTGGGGAATGGCCCAGACAGGCATCCCTTTCGGCGAGGTCAACGCAGTCAGAGACTGGCTGAAAATTGAAGCTGCCGTTGGATCTCCGAAACACATCCATCCCAAACGGCCGGTAACCGGCTTTTCCTGCCACCGCTCCGAAATCAGCGGAAAACGGTTGTGGGGCTGGGCACAAAAAAAATTTAACCGCCCTGACCGGTTCTTTGCCCGGTTTTTAGTCCTCAATTACTGCCCCCTGCTTTTCATCGAAGCAAGCGGCCGAAACAAAACCCCGAATTCACTTCGTATCGTTGAGCGGGCCAAAGTGATCGACATCTGTGACCGCGCACTGCGCCGGACCATCCAGGTCATCTCTCCCGAATATGTTATCGGAATCGGGGCGTTTGCCGAACAACGGGCCGCAAGAGCGCTGGCCGGACTCGGCATTCCCATTGGCCGCATCACACATCCGAGCCCGGCAAACCCCAAAGCCAACAGGGGATGGGAAACGCTAATTGACACGGAGCTGTCCCGGTTAGGCATATACCTGTAATCGATAAAAAACTAGTTGATTTTTATCTCAAAGACAGATAGGAAGTCAAACTCAGCCATATATGAAACATATCGTCAGGCGTTGGTTGATTATCGTGACCTCCTCATATCGACTATAAAATCAGCCGGATTTTTTTGCTGTTCCTTTAAAATCAATGCCAAAATATTCGGACAAGTTCTGTCGACAGACTAAGTCACTTTCTCCGTTCAACGCGCTTAAGGATAAATACCTTCGCCCACAAACCAGTGTGCCGGATAGTGATACTGCAGTCAAATCGCGTGGGCATGAATGAATAAACGGTGCGAGCGCATAAACGGCAAAGCCGTATCCAGCGCCACAATAGCGCAGGAAGGCTCTCATTCGTCATATTTCAGTGTTATCATCAGTTGACAAAACAGCAGCAGACCGTCATGAGTTCTGGCATCCGGGCGATCTTGTTTACCTGTCAGCGCAATATGCTCCTGACGTTACTTTTTCATGCTCAAGACATGCGTTTACTTTTTCCAAAAAAGCCATGACGCGATGACTTGATATATGCATCACCGAATCCGTTGATACTCACTTTCGGGCATCGTCAAAAATAAACCGGGATTTGTGTTCGTCTTCAAGGCGTGTGAAAGAGTGCATAATTGTGGTATATGCCCTTTCAGACACCGAGGAGGGCGGACAAAAAACAGTCAAAACAGTACAATTTATTTTTGCCGGAGCCCCAATCCGAAAACCGCTATAAAGGAGGAAAGATGAAAATCGAAAAGGTCGGCCAACGTGTTAAAAATTTAATCGAAAAAAGAGGACTGACCATTGA
Coding sequences within:
- the queD gene encoding 6-carboxytetrahydropterin synthase QueD; protein product: MFELKVVTHFAAAHQLKMVSKKCENLHGHNWKVEVYITGKTLNSAGVLIDFGQLKKHVSSIMEQLDHKFLNELNYFQEKNPSSEIISQYIAQTLQKAIDDPSIRVSRVATWESEDACATYIVD
- the pyrE gene encoding orotate phosphoribosyltransferase — protein: MTTEGNMKQRMKEELISILCKKSFKYSPDSIFKLVSGKTSCFYVNCKPTTLSPRGMYLVGHLVFDSIAHLHVDGVGGLTFGADPIAIATAFASELNGKPVNAFSIRKDRKDHGISKWIEGDMLPGQRAVIIDDVATTGGSTIKAIERARSEGIDVVKAVILVDRQEGGIENIRHHVDDVTAIITKDDLIRHCK
- a CDS encoding ATP-binding cassette domain-containing protein, producing the protein MTTGSDLSSIIRMFHVHKRYGSKHVLMDISLDIAKNELFFISGPSGAGKSTLLKLLYLGEPTSEGQILVDGINLSRISRKRIPFLRRKFGIIFQNYQLIPTKTVFENIALVLEASGETNNRLIRKKVTTLLRIIGMEDRHYAYPPYLSGGEQQKVAVARAVAGNPQIILADEPTGSLDCESADMIMDLLHRFHMRGATVIISTHDKGLIRKTGGREIQLNNGCIQHMNF
- the ftsX gene encoding permease-like cell division protein FtsX encodes the protein MMILFIKRAFRDMIQNPFLNAITVTTIAFSILIISAFTLFSVNAQGFMNSWKQGFHMMVYLKPAVTEANISAAQSSIEAIGGVNSVRFISKEAALVQMKEQMIHQASFFDGLTENPLPDAFEIHISDALQSDHPVETIATLIESFDPVEKVEYGREWIERVFHVFHLVRLAGYAMGGLFFMAAAFIVANTMRLGLYSKAGEIEIMRLVGATDRFIKTPFYIQAVIHGAGGAVLGVCALYAVYGYLTGQIDSNLSAGLFHIRFLPLNHIIAIFTGSMGAGWLGCYFSLKQFLNA
- a CDS encoding peptidoglycan DD-metalloendopeptidase family protein gives rise to the protein MLFFTETVFKRIVFIATVMALSLMPMRTFGEEKKLTAVISADRLTLRTGPGTTATPLSVLEKGTSLTVLSSPDDEWIKVTDGDTIGYIINRKRYVNISEVEKFPRDPAALRQKADSLHQQISASKEKIRSYTQTESDMIQNLNKIELTLADTRNQLRDIDKKIQNIGQRINETETICQALKQQITDNERYASNRLKALYAITRLGSMNALAATGNLTTLFQQKTYMKRILTHDDRIRTKLIADKKNFANFLLELESGKKNELIMQKEYNCRLETLSREKARREDILSEIKTRRSLELAAVESRKQAALKLEQIIESFNTSVQQNTPSIDRFSSFRGLLKTPVRGKNKNLFGPYKHSSLNSNLFRSGIDIQAERGEPVTAVSAGRIIYSSWLKNYGNMIVIDHGDHYYTVYAHTEEMFKATGDRVDAGEVIATVGDSGSIDGAKLYFEIRHHGKALDPLKWIRHEDFPEITSAHH
- a CDS encoding S41 family peptidase codes for the protein MTYKKQRHTRLWLVMTIAVIFWTVGTGFFHDSSANNEETYKGLKLFSDVIDIIEKNYVDDVESRDLIQKAIQGMVTSLDPHSSFLPPEAFDELRFDTHGEFGGIGIVITLQKGVLTVISPIEGTPAYREGIKAGDIIIKVDDTPTKDMMLWEAVKKMRGPKGTSVVITIVREGEQKPLEFKLVRDLIPIESVRAKMIEPGYGYIWITNFRDNTTEDLENALMQMESEAPPLKGLILDLRDNPGGLLDQSIKVSDLFLEDGIVVSIKGRDNRNTKIFRAHPDTDRRTYPIVILINGGSASASEIVAGALQDNHRALILGTTSFGKGSVQTVETLRDGYGLKLTVARYYTPSGRSIQAQGITPDITVKNRVLDKDEADSSDTEAHMLKEKDLKNHLEVIKPEKKSEKPPETTPEDDADPKTPGPGHQFRNGPIDVENLQTDNQVIRALEILKSYDILKHMNN